One Malania oleifera isolate guangnan ecotype guangnan chromosome 10, ASM2987363v1, whole genome shotgun sequence genomic region harbors:
- the LOC131166441 gene encoding CO(2)-response secreted protease-like, producing MASSSLLVLFFLFPYYYYLLLFAPAAEAAAGTATAATNHHEILQPYVVYMGSSSSTANIANGEGAASHAAAAELSHLQLLSSIIPRQESERISLIHSYNHAFRGFSAMLTEREASVLSGRSEIVSVFPDLMLQFHTTRSWDFLHLAESASPSRDFHYQHGSSDVIIGVIDTGIWPESPSFNDKGIGKIPLRWKGVCMEGPDFKKFNCNRKLIGARYYDLPKIKRHGFNTTSDLSNSRRNASGSPRDSVGHGTHTTSIAGGAVLNASYYGLARGTARGGLTSARIATYKACSVEGCSGSTILKAIDDAINDGVDIISISIGMSAIFQMGFLSDPIAIGAFHAEQMGVMVVCSGGNDGPDPYTVVNSAPWTFTVAASNIDRDFHSLVILGNGKAFHGSAINFSNLTRSERYPLAFGEDVAGTFAAVSDARNCYPGALDSKKVAGKIVVCVDSIPSVSRQIKKLVVEDAKAKGLILINEDKIGWPFDSGVFPFAEVGDTAGHEILNYINSTKNPTATILKTVDVPRVRPAPVVAYFSSRGPGGLTENILKPDIMAPGVAILAAMIPQSEAGSVPKGEKPSRFGIKSGTSMACPHVTGAAAFIKSVHRQWSSSMIKSALMTTASISNNMGKSLTNSFGKITNPHEIGVGEIDPVRALNPGLVFETTTTDYLLFLCYCGYSQKNIRSLSNTNFNCPKASYDELVSNINYPSISIGKLNRHGGAKMVKRTVTNVGSANTTYTATTHAPVGFVVQVLPKKIVFKEGLTKASFKASFYGKEAPKGYNFGSITWSDGLHTVRVVFAVNVE from the exons ATGGCTTCCTCATCCCTACTTGttttattcttcctttttccttattactATTACCTTCTCCTCTTTGCACCAGCAGCAGAAGCTGCTGCAGGTACAGCTACAGCTGCAACAAATCATCATGAAATCCTTCAG CCTTATGTGGTATACATGGGGAGTTCCTCTAGTACTGCCAATATTGCTAATGGAGAAGGAGCAGCCAGTCATGCAGCTGCTGCAGAGCTGTCTCATTTGCAATTATTATCCTCCATTATTCCAag GCAGGAGAGTGAGAGAATATCTTTAATCCACTCTTATAATCATGCTTTTAGAGGATTTTCTGCCATGCTCACTGAGAGAGAAGCTTCTGTATTATCTG GGCGCAGTGAGATTGTATCAGTGTTTCCAGATTTGATGCTTCAATTCCATACCACACGGTCGTGGGATTTCTTGCACCTAGCAGAATCTGCTTCTCCATCTCGTGACTTCCATTATCAACATGGATCAAGCGATGTCATTATTGGAGTCATTGACACTG GAATATGGCCTGAATCGCCAAGTTTCAATGACAAAGGTATTGGAAAAATTCCTTTGAGATGGAAAGGAGTTTGCATGGAGGGGCCTGATTTTAAGAAGTTCAATTGCAATAG GAAATTGATAGGCGCAAGATACTACGACCTTCCAAAAATCAAGCGCCACGGCTTCAACACGACGTCGGATTTGTCCAATTCCAGACGCAATGCCAGTGGATCGCCGAGGGACTCCGTCGGCCACGGCACTCACACAACGTCCATCGCCGGCGGCGCCGTCCTCAACGCCAGCTACTATGGGCTCGCGCGAGGCACCGCCCGCGGCGGCCTCACCTCTGCTCGGATCGCGACCTACAAGGCGTGCTCGGTCGAAGGTTGCTCTGGTTCCACCATCCTCAAGGCCATTGATGATGCAATTAACGATGGGGTTGACATAATCTCCATTTCCATTGGGATGAGCGCTATTTTCCAGATGGGTTTCTTGAGTGATCCAATTGCAATCGGAGCATTCCACGCCGAACAGATGGGCGTCATGGTTGTGTGCTCCGGCGGCAACGACGGACCCGATCCTTACACCGTTGTCAACTCCGCTCCATGGACTTTTACTGTTGCGGCTTCTAATATCGATCGGGATTTTCATTCTCTTGTGATTCTTGGAAATGGGAAAGCTTTTCAT GGTTCTGCAATCAATTTCTCTAACCTCACTCGGTCCGAGAGATATCCCCTTGCATTCGGAGAGGATGTTGCTGGTACATTCGCCGCTGTTTCGGATGCAAG GAACTGCTATCCTGGAGCGCTAGATTCAAAAAAGGTAGCGGGCAAGATAGTAGTTTGTGTTGACAGCATCCCAAGTGTTTCGAGGCAAATCAAGAAATTAGTTGTAGAAGATGCTAAAGCCAAGGGACTGATTCTAATCAATGAGGACAAAATAGGTTGGCCGTTTGATTCAGGCGTTTTTCCCTTTGCAGAGGTTGGGGATACTGCAGGGCATGAAATTCTCAACTACATTAACTCAACCAA GAACCCAACTGCTACAATCCTCAAGACAGTTGATGTGCCGAGGGTCAGACCAGCACCAGTTGTTGCATATTTCTCATCCAGAGGTCCTGGAGGGCTTACAGAAAATATTCTTAAG CCTGATATAATGGCTCCAGGAGTCGCCATTTTAGCAGCAATGATTCCACAAAGTGAGGCAGGCAGCGTTCCAAAAGGGGAAAAACCATCAAGATTTGGCATAAAATCGGGAACGTCAATGGCTTGCCCTCACGTAACTGGAGCTGCTGCATTCATCAAATCAGTGCACCGCCAATGGAGTTCTTCCATGATTAAATCAGCGCTTATGACTACAG CTTCAATATCAAATAACATGGGGAAATCCTTGACAAACAGCTTTGGCAAGATTACGAATCCACATGAGATCGGTGTTGGGGAAATAGACCCAGTCCGAGCTCTGAATCCAGGTTTGGTATTTGAAACCACAACAACAGATTATTTGCTCTTCCTTTGCTATTGTGGCTACTCCCAGAAAAATATACGATCCTTGTCGAACACAAACTTCAACTGCCCAAAAGCCTCCTACGATGAacttgtctctaacatcaactacCCATCAATCTCCATTGGGAAGCTCAATCGGCATGGAGGTGCTAAAATGGTCAAAAGAACTGTGACAAATGTGGGATCTGCAAATACCACCTACACTGCCACAACTCATGCTCCAGTGGGGTTTGTAGTTCAAGTTCTTCCCAAGAAGATTGTTTTCAAGGAGGGTTTGACAAAGGCATCTTTCAAAGCCTCCTTCTATGGAAAGGAAGCTCCAAAGGGTTATAATTTTGGATCAATTACATGGTCTGATGGACTGCACACTGTTCGCGTTGTTTTTGCTGTTAATGtagaataa
- the LOC131166057 gene encoding histone-lysine N-methyltransferase, H3 lysine-9 specific SUVH1-like has translation MEGGSGPSYVPPATAFDKSRILDVRPLRSLVPVFPSSTQAPPFICAPPCGPFPPGFSPFYPFSMPQGPQPSPEPQQQTPPMRTTNQEGGFPHTNPMQTPPGPMPTPIRSFRAPDTVAPPHRRWASNGDAGSSMEASREMGMPSPNQGVNLEKSTGQTMNEDGFFDSQKRAAPHLRGSYALHKKTKRGQDVAFSADGDKGSGNNYLCAINSLQRDEGDSELVGYILMTFDALRRRLCQLDDAKEAPSGGIRRMDLKAGNILMSKGVRTNMRKRIGDVPGVEIGDIFFFRMELCLVGLHAQSMAGIDYMVIKGDLEEDPFAVSIVSSGGYDDEAEDRDVLIYSGQGGNFNRKDRQAADQKLERGNLALERSLRRENDVRVIRGMKDAVSPSARVYVYDGLYTIHDSWMEKGKSGCNIFKYKLVRKPGQPGAFAIWKTIQKWKEGFASRAGLILPDLTSGAESIPVSLVNDVDDERGPAYFTYFPTLKYSKSFSLTQPSYGCNCHNACLPGDLNCSCIRKNGGDYPYTSNGILVSRKPMVYECGPTCPCFPNCKNRVSQTGLKVRLEVFKTKDRGWGLRSWDPIRAGTFICEYAGEVIDKAKVKLERDEGENDEYIFDTTRVYENIFKWNYEPGLLDEESSGASNENYKIPFPLIISAKNVGNVARFMNHSCSANVFWQPLIYEHNNESFLHIAFFAIKHIPPMRELTYDYGIPQSEKCDLEGNIIPRRRKKCLCGSAKCRGYYS, from the coding sequence ATGGAAGGAGGCTCAGGTCCGAGCTATGTTCCTCCTGCAACTGCTTTTGATAAGTCTAGAATTTTGGATGTGAGGCCCTTGCGTAGTTTGGTCCCTGTGTTCCCCTCATCTACACAAGCGCCTCCCTTCATCTGTGCGCCACCTTGTGGCCCTTTCCCTCCTGGGTTCAGTCCATTTTACCCATTCAGCATGCCGCAGGGACCTCAACCCTCGCCTGAACCTCAGCAACAAACACCACCAATGAGAACTACAAACCAAGAGGGAGGTTTTCCGCATACCAATCCCATGCAAACTCCGCCTGGTCCAATGCCAACTCCCATTCGATCTTTCAGAGCTCCAGATACTGTGGCGCCGCCCCATCGTAGGTGGGCTTCTAATGGTGATGCAGGGTCATCAATGGAAGCCTCTAGAGAGATGGGTATGCCATCTCCAAATCAAGGTGTGAATCTGGAGAAGTCTACTGGGCAGACAATGAATGAAGATGGGTTTTTTGATAGCCAGAAGCGGGCAGCTCCTCATCTGCGTGGTTCCTATGCGTTGCACAAAAAGACAAAGAGAGGCCAGGATGTAGCCTTTTCAGCTGATGGTGACAAGGGGTCTGGTAATAATTATCTTTGTGCTATAAACTCATTGCAGAGAGATGAAGGTGACAGTGAATTAGTTGGTTATATACTCATGACATTTGACGCCCTTCGGAGACGGCTTTGCCAACTTGATGATGCTAAGGAAGCACCGAGTGGGGGTATCAGGCGCATGGATTTAAAAGCTGGAAATATCTTGATGAGCAAAGGGGTAAGGACAAACATGAGGAAGAGAATTGGTGATGTTCCTGGAGTGGAGATTGGAGACATTTTCTTTTTCCGGATGGAGTTGTGTTTGGTGGGATTACATGCACAGTCTATGGCTGGGATTGATTACATGGTTATCAAGGGGGATCTGGAAGAAGATCCTTTCGCTGTAAGCATCGTTTCTTCAGGAGGATATGATGACGAAGCAGAGGATAGGGATGTTTTGATTTACAGTGGCCAGGGTGGGAACTTTAACAGGAAAGATAGGCAAGCAGCAGATCAGAAACTTGAAAGGGGTAATCTTGCTCTAGAGAGAAGCTTGCGAAGGGAAAATGATGTAAGAGTTATTCGGGGCATGAAAGATGCAGTTAGTCCCTCTGCAAGGGTCTATGTCTATGATGGGCTTTATACAATCCATGATTCTTGGATGGAGAAAGGGAAATCAGGTTGTAATATTTTCAAGTATAAATTAGTGAGGAAACCTGGGCAGCCCGGTGCTTTTGCCATTTGGAAAACAATTCAGAAATGGAAGGAAGGATTTGCATCTAGGGCTGGACTTATCCTCCCTGATCTTACTTCTGGGGCTGAAAGTATACCGGTGTCGCTTGTAAATGATGTTGATGATGAGAGAGGGCCTGCTTATTTCACCTATTTTCCTACTCTTAAATACTCAAAATCATTCAGCTTAACACAACCTTCTTATGGCTGCAACTGTCATAATGCGTGTCTCCCAGGTGATCTCAATTGCTCTTGCATTCGGAAGAATGGGGGTGATTACCCATACACCTCCAATGGGATTCTAGTGAGCCGGAAGCCAATGGTATATGAGTGTGGTCCTACTTGCCCATGCTTTCCTAATTGCAAGAACCGAGTTTCTCAAACAGGTCTGAAAGTTCGCTTGGAAGTATTTAAAACGAAGGATAGGGGTTGGGGATTGCGGTCATGGGATCCTATTCGGGCTGGTACTTTCATTTGTGAATATGCTGGTGAAGTCATAGATAAAGCCAAAGTAAAACTGGAACGAGATGAAGGTGAAAATGATGAATACATTTTTGATACAACCCgtgtttatgaaaatatattcaagTGGAATTATGAGCCTGGGTTATTAGATGAGGAGAGCTCTGGTGCCTCCAATGAGAACTACAAGATCCCATTCCCCCTAATAATAAGTGCAAAAAATGTTGGAAATGTTGCTCGATTTATGAATCATAGTTGCTCTGCTAACGTATTTTGGCAACCACTTATATATGAACACAATAATGAATCATTTCTCCATATTGCATTTTTCGCAATCAAGCACATTCCTCCTATGAGAGAGTTGACATATGATTATGGGATTCCGCAATCTGAAAAATGTGATCTCGAGGGTAATATTATCCCCAGGAGGAGGAAAAAATGTTTATGTGGGTCAGCAAAATGCAGGGGCTACTACAGTTGA